In Aedes albopictus strain Foshan chromosome 3, AalbF5, whole genome shotgun sequence, the genomic window AGTACTACATTAAAGATTCCGACGCATCACTGCTCATCGCAACACCGGAGTTTCAGAACATTGCCCAACCCTTGGCAACCAAGTTGGACAAGAAACTCCTTCTGGTGCATCACGATCTGCTAAAGGTTGAACCCAAGCAGTCCGAAGAAGGCGAAACATCATCATATCTAGATCCGAAACGCGAGAATTTGTTACAGTTGAACGATAGTCTGGTGGTGGAAGGATGCCTGAATGGGGAATTTTACCGCGACGCCAACGCCCTTATACTGTACACTTCTGGAACGACTGGCAAACCGAAAGGCGTTGTGCTAAGCTTTGCCAACCTGGATGAACAATTCAACGCATTATCACACGCTTGGCAATTCAAAGGATCCGATTCTGTACTCCACGCGCTTCCCCTGAACCATGTCCACGGAACCATCAATGCGTTGAATCTACCATTGTCCGTCGGAGCCAAGTGCGTCATGCTGCCCAAGTTCGACAGTAGCAGCGTCTGGAGCTATTTGCTCAACATCAATATGACCAGCAAGGAAAGAGTTAACATGTTCATGGGAGTTCCAACGATGTACGGACTGCTGATCAAAGAATTCGACCAGGTGTTTGAAAAGAACGCACGAATGAGTGACTATGTGAAAACCCACtgcaaaaacaaaatcaaattgatGATTTCCGGATCAGCTCCGCTACCCGGGACAATTTTCGACAGATGGCTGGATATCAGCGGCCATAAACTATTGGAACGATACGGTATGACGGAAATTGGAATGGCTATATCAAACCCATTTATCCAGGACAAAACTCGAGTACGCAAGCAGGGCTGCGTTGGAATGCCGTTGCCAGGCGTTAGTGTTAAAATTGTTGATAAAGAGCATAACAAGGAACTCGTTCTCGAAGGAAAGGCGAATGAAGGTTTCTGGAACCCCGCACCAGATGCAGATGTGGTAGGCACTATTGGAGATCAGAAGATAAGCGGAAACGTGTATATCAAAGGCCGTTCAGTCTTCCAATCATACTGGCAGAAACCCGAAGAAACGAAAGCTGAATTCGAGGACGGATGGTTCAAAACAGGCGATACGGCAGAATACAGCGAAGGATCAATTAAGGTCCTTGGTCGGACATCGGTTGATATTATCAAATCTGGCGGATTCAAACTGTCAGCACTAGAAATCGAAACTGCCCTCCATGAACATCCTCAAACCACCGACGTAGCAGTGGTCGGATTGCCGGACGAAACCTGGGGCTCAAAGGTAGTGGCCATCATAAGTGTAAAGGATCCAGACACGTTCAGCATTCCGCGGTTGTTGGTGTGGCTCGAACAGAAGCTGCCCAAGCAAGCGATCCCCAAAGAAGTCAAGATAATCTCCGAAGTTCCTCGGAACGCCATGGGTAAGATCAACAAAAAAGAATTAATCGTGCAACTGTACGGCACCGGAGCCGGTGCCGATGCTGAACCACAGAAGCAGGAGAAAGTTGTTAAGTAAGTTGGTGACGAACCATACTTGTTTCTGTGTGTTCCATTATTTCTTAGTTTCATGTAATACTACTACATTTATCCCTCTATTCGCTGCTATTGGCGAGGAGTGGTATATGGATAAGAAGATCATGAGATAAGTAACAACTAGTCATGGATGTGAGCTTGCGTCACGCAAAAGGACTAGATCAGTTATATGTGTAACAAGCAGTGCACATACGTGTTAACGATAAAACGCGCACTTACACTTTAAAATCACTTATCTTACTATGGTAGAGCTTTCTTCGATATATAAAGCGTACCCCATATTAGCCGAAAAGCTACAATGAATAAACTTTGAAACATTC contains:
- the LOC115257375 gene encoding malonate--CoA ligase ACSF3, mitochondrial, producing the protein MSRFVLARKCIEAIATFGGSAGTTARVAPITQHSSRSLSTQAGKVHQTGGVEQQPAADPEAVHGELHQRLTSLFEEETKRSLIVPPFKRALLHGEKSAIRDHTGDYSFIQIYEAVKRLALQISNCCGSASQSRVAFICPNNATYVISQWACWFSGQIAVPLNPKYPQDLLEYYIKDSDASLLIATPEFQNIAQPLATKLDKKLLLVHHDLLKVEPKQSEEGETSSYLDPKRENLLQLNDSLVVEGCLNGEFYRDANALILYTSGTTGKPKGVVLSFANLDEQFNALSHAWQFKGSDSVLHALPLNHVHGTINALNLPLSVGAKCVMLPKFDSSSVWSYLLNINMTSKERVNMFMGVPTMYGLLIKEFDQVFEKNARMSDYVKTHCKNKIKLMISGSAPLPGTIFDRWLDISGHKLLERYGMTEIGMAISNPFIQDKTRVRKQGCVGMPLPGVSVKIVDKEHNKELVLEGKANEGFWNPAPDADVVGTIGDQKISGNVYIKGRSVFQSYWQKPEETKAEFEDGWFKTGDTAEYSEGSIKVLGRTSVDIIKSGGFKLSALEIETALHEHPQTTDVAVVGLPDETWGSKVVAIISVKDPDTFSIPRLLVWLEQKLPKQAIPKEVKIISEVPRNAMGKINKKELIVQLYGTGAGADAEPQKQEKVVK